The genomic stretch GTGGAGCGGCTGTAGTGCGCTACGGCACCTGCAGCTCGCGCGGGATGGAGGCGTGGAGCTCCAGGCGCTTTCCCGTGAGCGGATGCACGAAGCACAGCCGCTCCGCGTGCAGCAGGTAGCCGACATCCCCGAGCAGTCCTGGATGCTCGGCACGCGGCACGCCTCCGACGGTGTAGACGGGATCTCCTTCGAGCGGATGCCCGATGAAGGCCAGGTGGATTCGGATCTGCTGGGAGCGGCCCGTCTGGATGTCCACCTCGAAGAGGGTGCTCGCCGCGCGCCGCTGGAGCACGCGCGCCAGGCTGCGGGACGCCTTTCCGCCTGGAGTCGCCATGGGGACCATGCCCATGCCGGGATGCAACGCCTCGCCGATGGGCGCGGTGATCTCGTAGCGCTCCTGGGTGGCCACGTTGAGCGACAGGGCCCGGTAACGCTTCTCCACCTCGTGCTCGCGCCAGGCGCGGGACAGTTTCGCCGCCGCGTCGTGCGTGCGCGCGAAGAGCACGAGGCCCGAGGTGCCACGTCCCAGCCGATGCAGGGGGCTCGCCTCCGGGAAGCGCTCCCGCACGACGCTGAGCAGGGTGTTCACGAGGAACCCTCCGCCCGGCACCGTGGGCAGGCCGCCCGGCTTGATGACCGCCAGGATCGCCGCGTCCTCGTGCACGAGCGAGTAGTCGCGCGGCGTCTCCTTTTCCTCCCAGGGCGGCCGGTTCCACACGAGCCACTGGCCGGCTTTCAGGAACTCCTCGCCCGTCGCGAGGACGTCATCCAACAGGACCTCTCCCCTCGCGAGCCGCTCCCGCCACACCGCCTCTGGAGAGTGCCGGTAGGCGTCGACCAGATAGGAGAGCGTGCTCGCTCCCCGTGCCCTCGCGCCCACTTGTTCGCGGTAGGCATAGCCCGTATTGAGTGCCATACCGCTACCCTCCCTCGAAGAGGTCGCTCTTCCGGGAGGTTCGTTCCGTCCGGGCGTCCATCTGGGGGACGAGCCCCTGGTCCCCGAGCACGCGTCCGAGCGGCGCGCCGCACCCGGTGTCCAGTTGCGCGATCGGCGCGCTGAGACCCATCCACTCGGCTCCTGCTCGCAACACCGTCACCTCTCATCGCTCGGGGGCTTGAACCGCGCACGGGTCCTCCAGGCGCAACATGCGCTCTGTTCCGTCCGAGGTCCATCCAGATGATGGAGACGCTACCGGAGCGCGCGCTCCAGGTCATCCGCGGCCCCCAGCTCTGCCTGGAAGCGCTGGCGTTCCTCGGGGGACAGGGGGACCTTCTGGAGCTCCGCGCGCAGGGCGCGGGCGCGTGCCTCGTCCCCCAGGGCCACCGCCAGCTCGGCGCGGGCCGCCAGGGCGCGGGCACGGTCGACAGGAGGGGCGGGCTCGTTCCGGGCGAGCGCCACGTCGAGGACCTTCGCCGCCGCGGCGTCGTCCGTCTTGAAGTCCCGCAGGCGGGCGGCCGCGGCCACCGCCTTCGCCAGCCGGGAGTCGGACTCCTTCCAGGGCGGATACTCCTCACCGCGGCTGGCTCCGGCCTTCTCGCGCCGCACGAAGATGATCGAGTTGCCGTTCAGGTCGACCAGGGTGAACCGGCCCTGGCCCGGCTTCATCCGCGTGAGGCGGGGAATGCCGGACACGGGCAGCTTGCCACGCGCGCGGCGCAGGGCCTTGGCGAAGGTCGTGTGCAGGGGCTCCACCTCCGGCATCACCACCAGGCACGTGCTGTGGCAGGACGCGGGCTCCAGCCCCTTGAGGCCGTAGAAGTGCAGCTCGAAGTCCTGGCGGCGCACCACGGCGTATGGGTTGGGGGCGGTCTGCCGGTATGTCACCTCGA from Archangium lipolyticum encodes the following:
- a CDS encoding RluA family pseudouridine synthase, which codes for MALNTGYAYREQVGARARGASTLSYLVDAYRHSPEAVWRERLARGEVLLDDVLATGEEFLKAGQWLVWNRPPWEEKETPRDYSLVHEDAAILAVIKPGGLPTVPGGGFLVNTLLSVVRERFPEASPLHRLGRGTSGLVLFARTHDAAAKLSRAWREHEVEKRYRALSLNVATQERYEITAPIGEALHPGMGMVPMATPGGKASRSLARVLQRRAASTLFEVDIQTGRSQQIRIHLAFIGHPLEGDPVYTVGGVPRAEHPGLLGDVGYLLHAERLCFVHPLTGKRLELHASIPRELQVP
- a CDS encoding VOC family protein; the protein is MSGTSTIPLLPCVSLDETLDFYRALDFEVTYRQTAPNPYAVVRRQDFELHFYGLKGLEPASCHSTCLVVMPEVEPLHTTFAKALRRARGKLPVSGIPRLTRMKPGQGRFTLVDLNGNSIIFVRREKAGASRGEEYPPWKESDSRLAKAVAAAARLRDFKTDDAAAAKVLDVALARNEPAPPVDRARALAARAELAVALGDEARARALRAELQKVPLSPEERQRFQAELGAADDLERALR